The following coding sequences lie in one Bifidobacterium sp. ESL0690 genomic window:
- a CDS encoding KUP/HAK/KT family potassium transporter: protein MAQSQDRESKQPQNQRNRRHNERETENRSESKHEGKQPAEKKAVRKLVRETDKATKVASKAQKQAVSAEEKALRAEKRAVNAEKKALLRADTFTNAPKVSRDTLTREERKVIAQHEQEEKEEAKKLTQASAHGPIGRWWRKMQSSQDKVTLGMAIVALGVVYGDIGTSPLYTSQTFIAGQGGLGNIDRPAVLGLLSLVFWSITLITTVKYVLVAMRIDNKGEGGIFALFSLIRHHGKWLVIPAMLGGAAFLADSVLTPAVSISSAVEGLKTIPLFEPVFHENTSLTLVITVVIIVILFCVQSRGTERIGKVFGSVVMVWFAFLAITGIVNISGDWSIFAAINPVYGIEFLFSKHNLAGLAIMGTVFLSTTGAEALYSDMGHVGRGNIYFTWPFIFVALVFNYFGQGAWMLRNQGNTALGNVNPFFEMMSPNVRYVGVILSVAAGVIASQALITGAFTMVSEATGLNWMPHLQVRYPARTRGQLYIPVVNVVLCVATLSVLALFKDSEHISAAYGLALTITMITTTILLTVYLWYKRHRVFAIVFFVVFIAIQTLFFIASMAKFLHGGWFTMLLTALILLIMITWNDATKIERSQRRHMKPRDFKPALAKLHDDFRIPYFADNIVYLTSDWEMHRLDTDIFFSIFADHPKRARAWWAVSVVTTDEPFTREYSVEDFGTDYIFRVRIKLGFKVSQSIPAYIHQVMHDLSASGELPEQKSVYPKVDADPDIGTVRYVLVHKALMPESKLTARESLSLKMKYSIRHVAGSPVKWFGLAPYNPVVEVQPLFVSTRRPPRLKRVALRAATGKRRVESHEPKAAGAARKSATEHAHSKAAAAGTATAVKKSGSGIGVAELAKGRKGLGNLAKSVKLQKMQDAEGKTGTSAEDTGQSTVAEGKKADTGEQTKVMPRPDTASGKAGKVS, encoded by the coding sequence ATGGCGCAATCGCAGGATCGCGAGTCGAAGCAGCCTCAAAATCAAAGAAATCGGCGTCACAATGAGCGCGAAACCGAAAATAGAAGCGAAAGCAAGCACGAAGGTAAACAGCCGGCAGAGAAGAAAGCGGTTCGCAAGCTCGTTCGGGAAACCGACAAGGCGACCAAGGTTGCGTCAAAGGCACAAAAACAGGCGGTCAGCGCCGAAGAGAAGGCACTGAGGGCCGAAAAGCGTGCGGTAAATGCCGAAAAGAAAGCGTTGCTGCGGGCCGACACCTTCACCAATGCTCCCAAGGTCTCGCGTGACACGTTGACTCGCGAGGAGCGTAAGGTCATCGCCCAGCACGAGCAGGAGGAAAAGGAGGAGGCCAAGAAGCTGACCCAGGCCTCCGCGCACGGCCCGATTGGCCGCTGGTGGCGCAAGATGCAGTCCAGCCAGGACAAGGTCACCCTCGGCATGGCTATCGTTGCGCTCGGCGTGGTTTACGGCGACATCGGTACGTCCCCGCTATACACCTCGCAGACCTTCATTGCCGGTCAGGGTGGGCTCGGCAACATCGATCGCCCAGCGGTTCTCGGCCTGCTTTCGTTGGTATTCTGGTCAATCACGCTGATTACGACTGTCAAGTATGTGCTCGTGGCCATGCGCATTGATAACAAGGGCGAAGGCGGCATTTTCGCGCTGTTCTCCCTGATTCGTCACCACGGCAAATGGCTGGTGATTCCCGCGATGCTCGGCGGCGCGGCGTTTCTTGCGGATTCCGTGTTGACCCCGGCCGTCTCGATTTCCTCGGCAGTGGAAGGCCTCAAGACCATTCCGCTCTTCGAACCGGTGTTCCATGAGAACACCAGCCTGACGCTCGTGATTACCGTTGTGATTATCGTCATCCTCTTCTGTGTGCAGTCGCGCGGCACCGAGCGTATCGGCAAGGTCTTTGGCTCGGTCGTGATGGTCTGGTTCGCGTTCCTCGCAATCACCGGTATCGTCAACATCAGTGGCGACTGGAGCATCTTCGCGGCCATCAACCCGGTTTATGGCATTGAATTCCTCTTCAGCAAACATAATCTTGCAGGCCTGGCCATCATGGGCACGGTCTTCCTTTCGACCACCGGCGCCGAGGCCCTTTACTCCGACATGGGTCACGTCGGCCGTGGCAACATCTACTTCACCTGGCCGTTCATTTTCGTCGCGTTGGTCTTCAACTACTTCGGACAGGGCGCGTGGATGCTGCGCAACCAAGGCAACACCGCGCTCGGCAACGTCAACCCGTTCTTCGAGATGATGAGCCCGAACGTTCGTTACGTCGGCGTCATTCTTTCCGTGGCTGCTGGTGTCATCGCCTCGCAGGCCTTGATTACCGGCGCGTTCACGATGGTCTCCGAGGCCACCGGCTTGAACTGGATGCCGCATCTTCAGGTGCGCTACCCGGCCCGTACCCGCGGCCAGCTCTATATCCCTGTGGTCAACGTCGTGCTGTGCGTGGCGACGCTTTCCGTGCTGGCCCTCTTCAAGGATTCCGAGCATATTTCCGCTGCATACGGTCTGGCGCTTACCATCACGATGATCACGACGACGATTTTGCTCACCGTCTATCTTTGGTATAAACGCCATCGTGTGTTTGCAATCGTCTTCTTCGTGGTATTCATCGCCATCCAGACGCTGTTCTTCATAGCTTCCATGGCGAAGTTCCTGCATGGTGGCTGGTTCACCATGCTGCTCACGGCATTGATTCTGCTGATTATGATTACATGGAACGACGCGACCAAGATCGAGCGCAGTCAGCGTCGTCATATGAAGCCGCGCGATTTCAAGCCCGCGCTTGCCAAGTTGCATGACGATTTCCGCATTCCGTATTTCGCCGACAACATCGTTTACTTGACCTCCGATTGGGAAATGCATCGGCTAGACACCGATATCTTCTTCTCGATTTTCGCCGACCACCCGAAGCGTGCGCGCGCCTGGTGGGCCGTCTCCGTGGTGACCACGGATGAGCCGTTTACTCGCGAGTATTCGGTGGAGGACTTCGGCACGGACTATATCTTCCGTGTGCGGATCAAGCTTGGTTTCAAGGTTTCTCAGTCCATCCCGGCTTACATCCATCAGGTGATGCACGATCTCTCCGCTTCCGGAGAGCTGCCGGAGCAGAAGTCGGTCTACCCGAAGGTGGACGCCGACCCCGATATCGGCACTGTCCGCTACGTCCTTGTTCACAAGGCTCTGATGCCGGAATCGAAACTGACGGCCCGCGAGTCGCTGTCGCTCAAGATGAAGTACTCGATTCGCCACGTGGCCGGTTCGCCGGTCAAGTGGTTCGGTTTGGCCCCCTATAACCCAGTGGTTGAGGTGCAGCCGCTCTTCGTTTCCACCCGTCGTCCTCCGCGCCTGAAACGCGTTGCGCTGCGTGCCGCCACCGGCAAACGCCGCGTCGAATCCCACGAGCCGAAGGCAGCCGGTGCTGCCCGCAAGTCAGCCACGGAACATGCGCATTCCAAGGCGGCTGCAGCCGGCACCGCAACGGCTGTCAAGAAGTCCGGCAGCGGCATTGGAGTCGCGGAACTGGCCAAGGGTCGCAAGGGTCTCGGCAATCTTGCCAAGTCCGTCAAATTGCAGAAAATGCAGGATGCCGAAGGCAAGACTGGCACTTCCGCTGAAGATACCGGGCAGAGCACCGTGGCCGAAGGCAAGAAGGCCGATACCGGCGAGCAGACCAAGGTTATGCCGCGTCCCGATACTGCCAGCGGAAAAGCTGGAAAGGTGTCATAA
- a CDS encoding alpha-L-arabinofuranosidase C-terminal domain-containing protein, with protein MSKTSSINSARLVVDDDFEVAKVNQRLFGSFVEHLGRCVYTGIYEPGHPTADADGFRQDVIDLVHELGATTIRYPGGNFVSGYRWEDGVGPKDQRPRRLDMAWHSTETNQFGLHEMAKWLQKVGGNELMEAVNLGTRGLEDAMDLLEYANIPGGTKLSEERRANGADKPFDIRMWCLGNEMDGPWQLGHKSAEDYGTLAASVARGMRQMDPDLELVVCGSSAHNMPTFGAWEETVLSKAYDLVDFVSCHAYYQPHDGDMVSFLASGVDMDGFIKDVAAAIDATKARLKSKHDVFISFDEWNVWYQDAEASKNPEGIGNWPVAPHLLEDIYSVADAVVFGDLMITLLKNADRVHAASLAQLVNVIAPIMTEPGGPAWRQTTFYPFSITAKFAKGGTVLEPKLDSSQISTPKYGDVDGVNAVAVRGADGSVSVFAVNRSLDTPAEFEVKLPDEVCAQSGLNVTAQTLHDDDINAKNTREDQNRVALEENKTVSFNVDTETVKVTLPAVSWTAIHVK; from the coding sequence ATGTCAAAAACATCATCCATTAATTCGGCCAGGTTGGTCGTTGACGATGATTTTGAGGTGGCGAAGGTCAATCAACGGTTGTTCGGTTCCTTTGTCGAGCATCTTGGACGTTGTGTGTACACGGGTATTTATGAGCCGGGGCACCCCACGGCCGATGCCGATGGGTTCCGGCAGGATGTCATCGATTTGGTGCATGAACTGGGGGCGACCACCATTCGCTATCCAGGTGGCAATTTCGTCTCCGGCTATCGCTGGGAGGATGGCGTAGGCCCGAAGGACCAGCGTCCACGTCGCCTCGATATGGCTTGGCATTCCACTGAAACCAACCAATTCGGCCTGCATGAGATGGCCAAGTGGCTTCAAAAGGTTGGTGGCAACGAGCTGATGGAAGCGGTGAACCTCGGTACCCGCGGTCTTGAAGACGCGATGGATCTGCTCGAGTACGCCAACATTCCCGGTGGTACGAAACTTTCCGAAGAACGCCGCGCCAATGGCGCCGACAAGCCGTTCGACATCCGTATGTGGTGCTTGGGCAACGAGATGGACGGGCCGTGGCAGCTTGGCCACAAGTCGGCCGAGGACTACGGCACGTTGGCCGCATCAGTGGCACGTGGCATGCGGCAGATGGACCCGGATCTCGAATTGGTGGTCTGTGGTTCCTCGGCGCACAATATGCCCACGTTCGGTGCGTGGGAAGAAACGGTGCTTTCCAAGGCTTATGACTTGGTCGATTTTGTTTCCTGCCATGCCTACTACCAGCCCCACGATGGTGATATGGTCAGCTTCTTGGCTTCCGGTGTCGATATGGATGGCTTCATCAAGGATGTCGCCGCCGCTATCGATGCCACCAAGGCAAGGCTCAAGAGCAAGCATGATGTGTTCATCTCCTTCGACGAATGGAACGTCTGGTATCAGGACGCCGAAGCGAGTAAGAACCCTGAAGGTATCGGCAATTGGCCGGTCGCCCCACATCTGCTTGAAGACATTTATTCGGTGGCGGACGCCGTGGTCTTCGGCGATCTGATGATTACCCTTTTGAAGAACGCGGATCGTGTGCACGCGGCGAGCTTGGCACAGCTGGTCAACGTTATTGCGCCGATCATGACCGAGCCCGGTGGGCCGGCTTGGCGGCAGACCACGTTCTATCCGTTCTCGATTACCGCAAAGTTTGCGAAGGGCGGCACAGTGCTGGAACCAAAGCTTGACTCCTCGCAGATCTCCACTCCGAAGTACGGCGACGTCGACGGTGTCAACGCGGTGGCGGTGCGCGGTGCGGACGGTTCGGTGTCGGTCTTCGCGGTCAACAGGTCTTTGGATACGCCGGCCGAGTTCGAAGTGAAGCTTCCGGATGAGGTGTGTGCCCAATCCGGTTTGAATGTCACGGCGCAGACCCTGCATGACGATGATATCAACGCCAAAAACACGCGGGAAGATCAGAATCGTGTGGCTCTGGAAGAAAACAAGACGGTTTCATTCAACGTTGATACCGAAACCGTGAAAGTCACATTGCCTGCAGTCTCCTGGACTGCAATCCATGTGAAATGA
- a CDS encoding sugar ABC transporter permease, protein MKKTTNKKQGASASAVEKKRARWGWFFTAPFGIVFLIFLVIPLAYAFYVSLFTYTQVRGNAFTGLANYKRVITDPIFMQGMGRVILYTIVMVPIQLGLALIFALLLDSFKNKFASVSRLVIFLPYAIPGVIGALMWGFMYSKNMGPFTTVFQLFGLGTPAFLTSKGIFGALVNVVTWQWTGYYMVILYSALQSISPDLYESARLDGANEFKIATKIKIPMVSSSLVMVTIFSLIGTLQFYTEPTILRNQAPTAIPIEYTPNMYAQALAFDYNQTNYSATVSFALGLVVVIFSVIFMKLTKKQSGLGD, encoded by the coding sequence ATGAAAAAAACGACTAATAAGAAACAAGGCGCCTCAGCTTCGGCAGTGGAGAAGAAGAGGGCCCGTTGGGGATGGTTCTTCACCGCCCCCTTCGGTATTGTGTTCCTAATTTTCCTGGTTATCCCGCTGGCATACGCTTTCTATGTTTCTCTGTTCACTTACACGCAGGTACGTGGCAACGCCTTTACTGGTCTGGCCAATTACAAGCGCGTGATTACCGATCCGATTTTCATGCAGGGCATGGGAAGGGTCATTCTCTACACCATCGTCATGGTCCCTATTCAGCTTGGCCTGGCGCTTATTTTCGCGCTTCTTCTTGACTCGTTCAAGAACAAGTTCGCTTCGGTTTCCCGCCTGGTCATTTTCCTCCCTTATGCCATTCCTGGTGTTATCGGAGCATTGATGTGGGGCTTCATGTATTCGAAGAACATGGGTCCGTTCACCACGGTTTTCCAGCTTTTCGGTTTGGGAACGCCCGCTTTCCTCACTTCGAAGGGCATCTTTGGGGCGTTGGTCAACGTGGTCACATGGCAATGGACAGGCTATTACATGGTCATCCTTTACTCGGCCCTTCAATCCATTTCGCCTGATTTGTATGAATCCGCAAGGCTTGACGGAGCCAACGAGTTCAAGATTGCGACGAAGATCAAGATACCGATGGTATCGAGCTCTTTGGTCATGGTGACGATTTTCTCGCTTATCGGCACCTTGCAGTTCTATACCGAGCCGACGATTCTGCGTAACCAGGCGCCGACCGCGATACCTATTGAATATACACCTAATATGTACGCCCAAGCCTTGGCCTTCGACTATAACCAAACGAACTATTCGGCTACCGTCTCGTTCGCGCTTGGCCTTGTCGTCGTGATTTTCAGTGTGATATTCATGAAGCTGACCAAGAAGCAGTCTGGATTGGGGGATTGA
- a CDS encoding carbohydrate ABC transporter permease produces MSTKNGKQSANSETINHIKGNPRIFTCVVLVLAILYFLLPIWWLIVASTKTNSGLFFGSHGSLWFDDKFNFFENIKQLTTYQDGIYWRWIANSFLYALVGGFGATAIAVMAGYGFSKFRFRGKNFYFNIVLGALMIPSTALVIPTFLLMSNIGMTNTIWAVLLPSLLNPMGVYLMRIYCAQSLPDEMIEAARVDGAGELRTFFQVSLPIMTPAITTVFLLSVVGAWNNFFLPQVVLSNPKLFPITVGLTQWQMKSQAGAASEQVWNLVTSGAFISIIPMVLAFLFLQRYWVGGLTAGSVKS; encoded by the coding sequence ATGAGCACGAAGAACGGAAAACAATCCGCAAATTCAGAAACAATCAATCACATCAAGGGCAACCCGAGGATATTCACCTGCGTCGTGCTGGTGCTGGCCATACTCTATTTCCTGTTGCCCATCTGGTGGTTGATTGTGGCCTCCACAAAGACGAACTCAGGCTTGTTCTTTGGATCCCACGGTTCGTTGTGGTTTGACGACAAGTTCAACTTCTTCGAGAACATCAAGCAGCTGACCACTTATCAGGACGGTATCTACTGGCGTTGGATCGCCAACTCCTTCCTCTACGCTTTGGTCGGCGGCTTCGGCGCGACGGCCATTGCGGTGATGGCTGGTTACGGCTTCTCCAAGTTCAGGTTCCGCGGCAAGAACTTCTATTTCAACATCGTGCTGGGCGCGTTGATGATTCCGTCGACCGCTCTTGTCATCCCGACGTTCCTTTTGATGAGCAACATTGGCATGACCAACACGATTTGGGCCGTGCTGCTTCCTTCACTGCTCAACCCGATGGGCGTCTATCTGATGCGTATCTATTGTGCGCAATCGCTGCCGGACGAGATGATCGAGGCGGCCAGGGTAGATGGTGCCGGTGAGCTGAGAACGTTCTTCCAGGTGTCATTGCCGATTATGACGCCGGCAATCACCACGGTTTTCCTGCTTTCCGTGGTCGGTGCCTGGAACAACTTCTTCCTGCCGCAGGTAGTGTTGTCCAATCCGAAGCTCTTCCCGATCACAGTCGGTTTGACGCAGTGGCAGATGAAGTCCCAGGCCGGGGCAGCTTCCGAGCAGGTCTGGAATCTGGTTACTTCAGGTGCGTTCATTTCCATCATTCCGATGGTTCTGGCATTCCTCTTCCTGCAGCGTTACTGGGTCGGTGGACTCACCGCAGGGTCTGTGAAATCCTGA
- a CDS encoding extracellular solute-binding protein: MRKAYKIVAALAAGIMALGMGACGGSNGSSKAAGTDKKANDNVQCQNKVKKTGVEKVTVWAWYPAIEKIVDNFNETHNDVQACWVNAGQGLPEYTKFQNAIKAKKGAPDIIQLEYEAMPQFVSGAEKHLVDLGQYGMNKYKSDYTKGAWNSVSMGTSKSVYGVPVDLGPFVMFVRQDVFDKYNVKVPTTWAEFAQAGRQLKAAGYDGYLSDWAPNGTGVNPALFAQKNERIYKYSASKPDKVKVDLNGKGVKEVMDYWKGLVKEGLVDTTDATTTDWNTNMMGGKYAAYVQASWQTGYIKGLSKGDNGKFRIYKAPVWDSSTPMVNQGGSAWAVTDQAKDTAAAAKVARELFASDAAQKIGVTDGGLFPSWTKELNSDFFKNMQEPFLGGQKLNDINIPTAEGWKGYDFLPFQTYAYDEQIKSFTKIVKDGADTSSTLSALTTKLNDYAKQQGFTIE, encoded by the coding sequence ATGAGGAAGGCATACAAGATTGTAGCTGCCTTGGCAGCTGGAATCATGGCGCTTGGTATGGGTGCCTGTGGCGGCTCGAATGGGAGTTCCAAGGCAGCCGGAACCGACAAGAAGGCCAATGACAACGTACAATGCCAGAACAAGGTCAAAAAGACGGGAGTAGAGAAAGTAACCGTTTGGGCTTGGTATCCGGCAATCGAAAAGATCGTTGACAATTTCAACGAAACCCACAACGATGTTCAGGCTTGCTGGGTCAACGCGGGCCAGGGACTTCCTGAATACACCAAGTTCCAAAACGCCATTAAGGCCAAGAAAGGCGCTCCGGACATCATCCAGCTCGAGTACGAGGCAATGCCGCAGTTCGTATCGGGTGCGGAGAAGCATCTGGTCGATCTTGGTCAGTACGGGATGAATAAATACAAGTCCGATTACACCAAAGGTGCTTGGAACAGCGTGAGCATGGGCACGAGCAAGTCCGTTTATGGCGTTCCTGTCGACTTGGGCCCGTTCGTCATGTTCGTGCGTCAGGATGTTTTCGACAAGTACAATGTGAAGGTTCCGACCACCTGGGCCGAATTCGCTCAGGCCGGTCGTCAGCTCAAGGCCGCCGGATATGACGGTTACCTGAGTGATTGGGCCCCCAACGGCACCGGCGTGAACCCTGCGCTCTTCGCCCAGAAAAATGAGAGGATCTACAAGTATTCCGCTTCCAAGCCTGACAAGGTGAAGGTGGATCTCAACGGCAAGGGTGTCAAGGAAGTCATGGACTATTGGAAGGGCCTCGTCAAGGAAGGCCTTGTCGACACCACTGACGCGACGACCACCGATTGGAATACGAATATGATGGGTGGCAAGTATGCCGCCTACGTACAGGCTTCCTGGCAGACCGGCTACATCAAGGGACTGAGCAAGGGTGACAACGGTAAGTTCCGCATCTACAAGGCTCCTGTTTGGGACAGCAGCACTCCTATGGTCAATCAGGGCGGCTCCGCTTGGGCTGTGACCGATCAGGCCAAGGACACCGCAGCTGCTGCAAAGGTTGCCCGTGAACTCTTCGCTTCCGATGCCGCTCAGAAGATCGGCGTCACCGATGGCGGTCTCTTCCCCTCCTGGACCAAGGAACTGAACTCCGACTTCTTCAAGAATATGCAGGAGCCGTTCCTCGGCGGCCAGAAGCTCAACGACATCAACATTCCGACGGCTGAAGGCTGGAAGGGCTACGATTTCCTTCCGTTCCAGACCTACGCGTATGACGAGCAGATCAAGTCCTTCACCAAGATTGTCAAGGACGGTGCGGATACCTCATCCACGCTCAGCGCTTTGACCACCAAGTTGAATGATTATGCCAAGCAACAAGGTTTCACTATCGAGTAA
- a CDS encoding TatD family hydrolase, with protein sequence MSKKHRDRSWAPAPEALPDGVHVVDDHTHVASVVPFAREMNRQAIERDQPPVPVYSVDEILDQAKAVGVEGVIDVGCELPNLKVAVQMAFDHPKTVHAGLAIHPNEAVLHGHRGVPGPDGLPLKYQPWHDVSFEDALAEVHRLATKYPEQVVAIGETGMDLFRTGEAAMEIQRDAFRAHIALAKELNLPMQIHDRDAHKEVIETLLKDGSPERTVFHSWSGDTELAQIAKQQGWYLSFSGASSFKSNEEIRKSAAIVGLDHIMVETDAPYLTPMPYRGRPNAPYMIPYTLKALADTLDLPIGEVARATRETTRAVYGV encoded by the coding sequence ATGAGCAAGAAACATCGGGATCGAAGCTGGGCGCCGGCGCCGGAGGCGTTGCCGGACGGGGTGCACGTGGTCGACGACCATACGCATGTGGCGAGCGTGGTGCCGTTCGCGCGCGAGATGAACCGGCAGGCCATCGAGCGCGACCAGCCGCCGGTGCCGGTCTACAGCGTCGACGAGATTTTGGATCAAGCCAAAGCCGTCGGCGTCGAAGGCGTTATCGATGTGGGCTGCGAGCTGCCAAACCTCAAAGTCGCCGTCCAGATGGCGTTCGATCATCCCAAAACTGTCCACGCAGGTCTTGCGATTCATCCGAACGAAGCCGTTTTGCACGGCCATCGGGGAGTGCCTGGACCGGATGGCTTGCCGTTGAAATACCAGCCGTGGCACGATGTGAGTTTCGAGGACGCGCTTGCGGAAGTCCACCGGTTGGCCACGAAATACCCTGAGCAGGTGGTTGCTATCGGCGAGACCGGTATGGACCTGTTCCGTACCGGCGAGGCTGCGATGGAAATCCAGCGCGACGCCTTCCGCGCCCATATCGCGCTGGCCAAGGAATTGAATCTGCCCATGCAGATTCACGACCGCGATGCCCACAAAGAGGTCATCGAAACGCTGCTCAAAGACGGCAGCCCGGAACGCACCGTCTTTCATAGCTGGTCCGGCGACACCGAACTTGCCCAGATCGCAAAGCAGCAGGGCTGGTATCTGAGTTTCTCCGGCGCATCCAGTTTCAAAAGCAACGAGGAGATCCGCAAGTCCGCGGCCATCGTGGGCCTGGACCACATCATGGTCGAAACCGACGCTCCTTATTTGACTCCGATGCCGTATCGCGGACGACCGAACGCCCCGTATATGATTCCTTACACCTTGAAGGCGCTCGCAGACACCCTTGATTTGCCGATAGGTGAAGTCGCGAGAGCGACGCGCGAAACGACGAGGGCTGTGTACGGCGTATAA
- a CDS encoding KUP/HAK/KT family potassium transporter, with the protein MASAEKKALTAEQRAAAAEKKALLRADTFTNAPKVSRDTLTREEREEIAKHAKEEREEAEKLTKTSRSPIGRWWRKVQASPDKVTLAMAIVTLGVVYGDIGTSPLYTVQTFLAGQGGLAKIDRPAVLGMLSLIFWTLLLITTVKYVLVAMHADNKGEGGIFALFSLVRHYGKWLVVPAMIGGAAFLADSVLTPAVSISSAVEGLKTIPAFTHAFEENTNLTLMITIIIIVVLFSVQARGTESIGKVFGSVVLVWFAFLALVGIVNLSGDWTIFEAINPVYGVEFLFSSHNVAGLSLMGTVFLATTGAEALYSDMGHVGRGNIYFTWPFINVALVLNYFGQGAWMLNNRGDKSLAGMTVNPFFQMMSPNVRYVGVILSVAAGVIASQALITGAFTMVSEATGLNWMPHLQVRYPSRTRGQLYIPTVNVVLCIATLTVLAIFKDSEHISAAYGLALTITMLATTILLTTYVWHHHHRVGAVCFFALFVTTDSLFFISSMSKFLRGGWFTMLLTAVILLIMITWNDGTKIERSQRRHMKPRDFKPTLAKLHDDFRIPYFADNIVYLTSDSELRRLDTDIFFSIFADHPKRARAWWAVSVVTTDEPFTREYSVEDFGTDYIFRVRIKLGFKVSQSIPAYIHQIMHDLSASGELPEQKSVYPKVDADPDIGTVRYVLVHKALMPESKITGREALSLKMKYAIRRVAGSPVKWFGLAPYNPVVEVQPLFLSTRRPPRLKRVAFRKPRRSESHNDSAAQSSATQGVSGTSMMVKSKTEAEADKGERKSPSVVDKRSRTE; encoded by the coding sequence GTGGCCAGCGCGGAAAAGAAGGCACTGACTGCCGAGCAACGGGCCGCGGCGGCCGAGAAGAAGGCCCTGCTGCGTGCCGACACGTTCACCAACGCGCCCAAGGTCTCGCGCGATACGTTGACCCGTGAAGAGCGCGAAGAGATTGCCAAGCACGCCAAGGAGGAACGTGAGGAAGCCGAGAAGCTGACCAAGACCTCGCGCAGCCCGATCGGCCGCTGGTGGCGCAAGGTGCAGGCCAGCCCCGACAAGGTGACGCTCGCGATGGCCATCGTCACCCTCGGCGTGGTCTACGGCGACATCGGCACCTCCCCGCTCTACACCGTCCAGACGTTCCTGGCAGGGCAGGGCGGGCTCGCGAAAATTGACCGGCCTGCGGTTCTCGGTATGCTTTCGCTGATTTTCTGGACTCTGCTGCTCATTACCACCGTCAAATATGTGCTGGTCGCCATGCATGCCGACAACAAAGGTGAGGGCGGCATTTTTGCGCTGTTCTCGCTGGTGCGGCACTATGGCAAATGGCTGGTCGTGCCTGCGATGATTGGCGGCGCGGCCTTCCTGGCCGATTCCGTGCTGACTCCGGCCGTTTCGATTTCCTCGGCAGTGGAGGGCCTCAAAACCATTCCCGCTTTCACTCACGCGTTCGAAGAAAACACCAACCTCACCTTGATGATCACCATCATCATTATTGTGGTGCTTTTCTCCGTCCAGGCGCGCGGCACCGAAAGCATCGGCAAGGTCTTCGGCTCGGTCGTGCTGGTCTGGTTCGCGTTCCTCGCGCTGGTTGGCATCGTGAACCTGAGTGGTGATTGGACCATTTTCGAGGCCATTAACCCGGTCTACGGCGTTGAATTCCTCTTCAGCTCGCATAACGTCGCGGGTCTTTCGCTCATGGGCACGGTGTTCCTCGCGACCACCGGTGCCGAGGCGCTTTACTCCGACATGGGTCACGTTGGCCGTGGCAATATCTACTTCACCTGGCCCTTCATCAACGTCGCGCTCGTCCTCAACTACTTCGGCCAGGGCGCGTGGATGCTCAACAACCGCGGCGATAAGTCGCTGGCCGGCATGACTGTCAACCCGTTCTTCCAGATGATGAGTCCCAATGTGCGCTACGTTGGCGTTATCCTCTCGGTGGCTGCGGGTGTGATCGCCTCCCAGGCCTTGATTACCGGTGCGTTCACGATGGTTTCGGAAGCCACCGGCCTCAACTGGATGCCCCATCTTCAGGTGCGCTACCCCTCGCGTACCCGTGGCCAGCTCTATATCCCGACCGTCAATGTCGTGCTATGTATAGCGACCCTTACGGTGCTGGCTATTTTCAAGGATTCCGAGCACATTTCCGCCGCGTACGGTTTGGCATTGACCATCACCATGTTGGCGACGACGATTTTGTTGACCACCTACGTTTGGCATCACCATCATCGCGTGGGCGCCGTATGTTTCTTCGCGTTGTTCGTCACCACCGATTCGCTTTTCTTCATCTCCTCGATGTCGAAGTTCCTGCGCGGCGGCTGGTTCACGATGCTGCTTACGGCCGTAATCTTGCTGATTATGATTACGTGGAACGACGGCACCAAGATCGAACGTTCGCAGCGTCGCCATATGAAGCCGCGCGATTTCAAACCGACGCTTGCGAAATTGCATGACGATTTCCGTATTCCTTACTTCGCCGACAATATCGTCTACCTCACTTCCGACTCCGAGTTGCGCCGGCTTGACACTGATATCTTCTTCTCGATTTTCGCTGACCATCCCAAGCGTGCCCGCGCCTGGTGGGCCGTCTCGGTGGTCACGACCGACGAGCCGTTCACGCGCGAATATTCCGTCGAGGACTTCGGTACGGACTACATTTTCCGTGTTCGGATCAAGCTCGGTTTCAAGGTTTCGCAATCGATTCCTGCCTATATTCACCAGATTATGCACGACCTGTCCGCTTCCGGAGAGCTGCCGGAGCAGAAGTCGGTCTACCCGAAGGTGGATGCGGATCCCGATATCGGCACGGTGCGTTACGTCCTCGTGCACAAGGCCCTGATGCCGGAATCCAAGATTACCGGCCGCGAGGCGCTGAGCCTCAAGATGAAGTACGCTATCCGCCGCGTGGCCGGTTCGCCGGTCAAGTGGTTCGGCCTGGCCCCCTACAATCCGGTGGTCGAGGTCCAGCCGCTCTTCCTTTCCACTCGCCGCCCCCCGCGCCTGAAGCGCGTTGCGTTCCGTAAGCCTCGCCGATCGGAATCGCATAATGATTCTGCGGCGCAGTCATCCGCAACTCAAGGCGTTTCTGGGACGAGCATGATGGTAAAGTCAAAAACCGAAGCTGAGGCCGACAAGGGTGAACGAAAGAGTCCTTCCGTTGTCGACAAACGTTCAAGGACTGAGTGA